In a single window of the Candidatus Stygibacter australis genome:
- a CDS encoding carboxypeptidase-like regulatory domain-containing protein, producing the protein MKKINLLIIGCAFILLMFTGCDDSSTEIVFDHNTALEGYVTFQDNSPDTLSAQVMVSRDNVQLAETMTDTLGYYLIENLASGTYFVSISTEGFASAMFAIVLINNEIVTADTVTLEGMSTMDQQTRIVDGAIDAGWEPVYTQDHVSGWGPNDFYALYLSYDEEYLYVAITGEFSPSDNTVCMGIDKDSSGDTGINDFSIVDGGDIGGRIRKNITAPDDFGADIAFCSGWALADAAIVSLENPSQVDEAALEDVIISLNGSVLEFAISLSELYNGAPHSSISLVAYIGGGGDAYFADDAIPQGSGAFEGTFFEVFTIGY; encoded by the coding sequence ATGAAAAAGATAAATTTATTAATAATTGGATGCGCTTTTATCCTGCTGATGTTTACCGGATGTGACGACAGTTCCACAGAAATTGTGTTTGACCACAATACTGCTTTGGAAGGATATGTTACTTTTCAGGATAACTCTCCAGATACATTATCCGCTCAGGTAATGGTTTCACGTGATAATGTGCAGCTTGCTGAAACCATGACTGATACTCTGGGATACTATCTGATCGAAAATCTAGCGTCTGGCACATATTTCGTCTCGATCAGTACTGAAGGTTTTGCCAGTGCAATGTTTGCAATTGTATTGATCAATAATGAAATTGTGACGGCTGATACAGTGACACTTGAAGGTATGAGCACAATGGATCAGCAGACCCGCATCGTAGATGGTGCAATTGATGCCGGCTGGGAGCCTGTTTATACTCAGGATCATGTAAGCGGTTGGGGTCCCAATGATTTTTATGCTCTCTATCTGTCTTATGATGAAGAATATCTTTACGTGGCAATCACAGGTGAGTTTTCTCCTTCAGATAACACGGTGTGTATGGGGATAGATAAGGATAGCAGCGGTGATACTGGAATAAATGATTTCAGTATTGTTGATGGTGGAGATATTGGTGGAAGGATCAGAAAGAATATAACCGCTCCTGATGATTTTGGGGCAGATATTGCCTTCTGCTCTGGCTGGGCACTTGCTGATGCAGCTATTGTATCTCTGGAAAATCCCTCTCAGGTAGATGAAGCAGCTCTGGAAGATGTGATCATTTCCTTAAATGGTTCTGTCCTTGAATTTGCCATATCTCTATCTGAACTATATAATGGCGCTCCTCATTCTTCTATTTCTCTGGTTGCCTATATCGGTGGTGGTGGTGACGCCTATTTCGCTGATGATGCCATTCCTCAGGGTTCGGGAGCCTTTGAAGGCACTTTCTTTGAAGTATTTACGATTGGATATTAA